A genomic window from Triticum urartu cultivar G1812 chromosome 7, Tu2.1, whole genome shotgun sequence includes:
- the LOC125521126 gene encoding RING-H2 finger protein ATL13-like — translation MDASSSSTPAAPPPTHSVLDTIQNKLSPGVLLIVAILAMVFFIFGLLNLLVQNILRLRRARRHRLRVAAGDVDGSSPTALQGQLQQLFHLHDAGVDQAFIDALPVFVYRAILGARKGGGDPFDCAVCLCEFAMDDALRLLPTCGHAFHVPCIDAWLLSHSTCPLCRGSVLAADLSPASSPVVLVLESDGRADTAAEALGGRDGNENEAYPKAEEVVEVRLGKLRCMDGNGGSGHLAADQAASRDDLGRRRCLSMGSYEYVMDDHAALRVAIKTPAKKRPRSRRRHALSECDFGSDVAKGGAWEAAVKEAAAPEPAGARRGDDARLSNKDSFSVSKIWMVRGAKKEDGRALAGARRSVSFRWPAMAEASRNDGADDRERRDVESQSGSFGSSGAPSLAEERLPLARTRTAPLWAAGGWQANSSSAGSHS, via the coding sequence ATGGacgcctcgtcgtcgtccaccccCGCGGCGCCGCCGCCGACGCACTCCGTGCTCGACACCATCCAGAACAAGCTGAGTCCGGGCGTGCTCCTCATCGTGGCCATCCTGGCCATGGTGTTCTTCATCTTCGGCCTGCTCAACCTGCTGGTGCAGAACATCCTGCGGCTGCGCCGCGCGCGGCGGCACCGCCTGCGCGTCGCCGCGGGCGACGTCGACGGCAGCAGCCCCACGGCGCTCCAGGGCCAGCTGCAGCAGCTGTTCCACCTCCACGACGCCGGCGTCGACCAGGCCttcatcgacgcgctccccgtcttCGTCTACCGCGCCATCCTCGGCGCCCGCAAGGGCGGCGGCGACCCCTTCGACTGCGCCGTGTGCCTGTGCGAGTTCGCCATGGACGACGCGCTCCGCCTGCTGCCCACCTGCGGCCACGCCTTCCACGTCCCCTGCATCGACGCCTGGCTGCTCTCGCACTCCACTTGCCCGCTCTGCCGCGGCAGCGTCCTCGCCGCCGACCTCTCGCCCGCGTCCAGCCCGGTGGTGCTCGTCCTCGAGTCCGACGGCCGCGCCGACACGGCCGCGGAGGCGCTGGGCGGAAGGGACGGCAATGAGAATGAGGCCTACCCGAAGGCAGAGGAGGTCGTCGAGGTGAGGCTTGGCAAGCTCCGGTGCATGGACGGCAATGGCGGTTCAGGGCATCTCGCCGCCGATCAAGCCGCTAGCAGAGACGACCTTGGACGGAGGAGGTGCCTGTCCATGGGATCCTACGAGTACGTCATGGACGACCACGCCGCGCTCCGCGTCGCCATCAAGACGCCGGCCAAGAAGCGCCCGAGGTCGCGGCGCCGGCACGCGCTCTCGGAGTGCGACTTCGGGAGCGACGTCGCCAAGGGAGGAGCGTGGGAGGCAGCCGTGAAAGAGGCCGCGGCGCCGGAGCCCGCCGGAGCGCGCCGCGGCGACGACGCGAGGCTGAGCAACAAGGACAGCTTCTCCGTGTCCAAGATCTGGATGGTGCGCGGCGCCAAGAAGGAGGACGGCCGGGCACTGGCCGGCGCGAGGCGGTCCGTGTCGTTCCGGTGGCCGGCGATGGCCGAGGCGAGCAGGAACGACGGCGCCGACGACCGGGAGCGCCGGGACGTGGAGTCGCAGTCGGGAAGCTTCGGCAGCAGCGGCGCCCCGTCCCTTGCGGAGGAGAGGCTGCCGCTCGCGCGGACGAGGACGGCGCCGCTCTGGGCCGCCGGCGGGTGGCAGGCGAACAGCAGCAGCGCCGGGAGCCATTCCTGA